From Prevotella sp. oral taxon 299 str. F0039:
TGTATTTCCAACCTATACGCATAGTATTTTCAGACCATACTCATTGTTCTTTATACCATGAACCAGTCTTCCACTCTCGCATTAAATTCTCAATAAATCGCTTTTCTTTTACCTTCATTTCCTTACAGAATTCTTCATAAGAAGTAGAAGTTTTACTTATCTCAATTCCAAAGATTGAAATAGGCGTTCCAAGGTGCTTTAAGCGTGAGGTTAGAACACTGAGTTGCTCATTTTGAAGAGGAACAATAAAGCCGCCTCTTTTGCCATTTATAGCTACAATATAGGTAACAATTTGATGAATATCGTCTCGGTTTACCTTCCCGACCTCATGATATTTCTCCAATCTTTTATACTTTGCATCAAGCACAATATCATTTTCTATATAAAAATCTGGATATCGTTTACCTGTATTATCATCAAAAATAGATATCTCCCCCTTACGAAGTTTATTCTCAGCATGCTGAAAGTTCAAATCTTTTATGATGGTATAAACATATTCTTCCCATAACCATGCACCATCAAACAATATTCCAGACAACTCTTTTTCGTCCTTTCCATATCTCACTCCTTCCATTCTTAAAATCTGCATACAAAGCGTTTGAAGCGCAACATAGGCAGTATAATAAGGATGAATCTTTGTTTTTATATTGCTATTGATAACAGAATGGCGTGCATTTCTATTATATAAAGGTGTGGCTCTGATGATTGTTTTTACATTATCTTTTGTTTCTGAATCGATATTTAAAATAGATTGCCCATACTTTTTCGTTTTCATAAACTCAATAGTGTGCCTAATCAATTCAGTAATATCATTGTCTTGCGCATATTCACGAGTGGAATATGCCACCTTTCCCATAAAAGGAACATTCTTTGCAATATATTTATTGACATCGATAGTTCCCTTTATCTTCGAATCATTATATTTAAAAGTTTGATATTCTCTATAAAGTCCTTGTTGCAAGGCAGATCTTAAAAGAGCAGGAAACATAAACATCAAAAAGTCGAAGACATCTTCTTGCTCATTATTATGATTGAGATCGAAAAGATTAAACGACATCACTCGCTGAAGCATATAATGCAAAAAGTAGTCGTTACGACCGCTATCGAATCGGGATTTGATTTTTATTTTTAAGTCACCTATCCCAATAAAGCCCATCATATTACCAGTAGTGATACGCACTTTAGCTATATTTTCAGTGCTTTCTATGTTGAATATACATTCATGTAGAATTTTA
This genomic window contains:
- a CDS encoding McrC family protein, translating into MKIELTDNNRANRSEGVLDRKSIAPLFPIANKTIDALCRENNNLLIFPDAIKKTKDKILHECIFNIESTENIAKVRITTGNMMGFIGIGDLKIKIKSRFDSGRNDYFLHYMLQRVMSFNLFDLNHNNEQEDVFDFLMFMFPALLRSALQQGLYREYQTFKYNDSKIKGTIDVNKYIAKNVPFMGKVAYSTREYAQDNDITELIRHTIEFMKTKKYGQSILNIDSETKDNVKTIIRATPLYNRNARHSVINSNIKTKIHPYYTAYVALQTLCMQILRMEGVRYGKDEKELSGILFDGAWLWEEYVYTIIKDLNFQHAENKLRKGEISIFDDNTGKRYPDFYIENDIVLDAKYKRLEKYHEVGKVNRDDIHQIVTYIVAINGKRGGFIVPLQNEQLSVLTSRLKHLGTPISIFGIEISKTSTSYEEFCKEMKVKEKRFIENLMREWKTGSWYKEQ